The following proteins are encoded in a genomic region of Coregonus clupeaformis isolate EN_2021a chromosome 14, ASM2061545v1, whole genome shotgun sequence:
- the LOC123492397 gene encoding uncharacterized protein LOC123492397, with the protein MDILQPCLLLILWALNIASAALLNKHVEHRNLFALRACCKRQSHFVYIGQDISGSPVSVDVGMCRTHCGGEQSRTSYEAGLQQGFSKHSSMLEYLRSKKVRVRKPATPISAEGSGQVTSCGVNHNCEPTGVRVDRILLFKGPREVEVIEECHCENKLTQCVRVPALKTYFFETPYETVIDVGSCSGSKGSPDGFSCVPTKFVSALVETPNKVDLVQTVEACELSESCYRVPYMEYYYEIVYDADGVKEEKLKEIDVGRCLGGCTTGNRCLLRSHSDSEVCYLWAERPTNSCVPRGYDSHMFLNQHGQIRTVLSISSCFCQS; encoded by the exons ATGGATATCCTGCAGCCCTGCCTACTGCTCATTCTGTGGGCTCTCAACATAGCCT CAGCTGCCTTGTTGAACAAACATGTGGAGCACAGGAACCTGTTTGCACTGAGAGCCTGCTGCAAGAGACAGAGCCACTTTGTTTACATCGGCCAAG ACATCTCTGGTAGTCCTGTGAGTGTGGATGTGGGGATGTGCAGGACGCATTGTGGGGGAGAACAAAGCAGGACATCATATGAGGCTGGACTACAGCAGGGCTTTTCCAAACACTCCTCCATGTTGGAATACCTCAGGAGCAAAAAG GTAAGGGTCCGCAAACCTGCCACTCCAATCAGTGCCGAGGGTTCTGGTCAGGTTACATCCTGCGGGGTGAACCATAACTGTGAGCCGACCGGGGTGAGGGTGGACCGGATACTGCTGTTCAAGGGTCCCCGGGAGGTGGAGGTCATAGAGGAATGCCATTGTGAAAACAAACTGACCCAATGTGTCCGGGTTCCGGCGCTCAAAACCTACTTCTTTGAGACCCCATACGAGACTGTCATTGATGTGGGAAGCTGTTCGGGTTCGAAAGGTTCTCCAG ATGGGTTCTCCTGCGTGCCCACTAAATTTGTCTCGGCCTTGGTGGAGACCCCTAACAAGGTAGACCTGGTCCAGACGGTGGAGGCCTGTGAGCTGAGTGAGAGCTGCTACAGAGTTCCCTACATGGAGTACTACTATGAAATAGTCTATGATGCTGACGGAGTCAAAGAGGAGAAACTCAAG GAAATAGACGTGGGCAGATGTTTAGGAGGCTGCACCACAGGAAATCGCTGTCTTCTCAG GAGCCACTCTGATTCCGAAGTGTGCTATCTGTGGGCAGAGAGACCCACCAACTCCTGTGTCCCTCGGGGCTACGACAGCCACATGTTCCTGAACCAGCATGGCCAGATCCGCAcagtcctctccatctcctcctgttTCTGTCAGTCCTGA